From Spea bombifrons isolate aSpeBom1 chromosome 6, aSpeBom1.2.pri, whole genome shotgun sequence, a single genomic window includes:
- the VGLL4 gene encoding transcription cofactor vestigial-like protein 4 isoform X1, whose protein sequence is MLFMRMDLLNYQYLDKMNNNIGILRYDGEAALRSEPRMQSLPMSAALTNHRTGPPPISPSKRKFSMEHGDDDLDCEPDHVSKMSRMFPPHLSKSLNGDFRKEGRERSRSPVERAVAPTMTLHGSHLYASIPGLGMDQPLALTKNSSDASRGAMIPPSLSPVERQQNRPSVITCAPPSNRNCNLSHCPVAHNGCVSAAPTSFRRLSNATTACDPVVEEHFRRSLGKNYKEPEPVANSVSITGSVDDHFAKALGDTWLQIKAAKDSVSGSPESASRRGQSSPSSHMVNHNQSPSVLS, encoded by the exons ATGCTGTTTATGAGGATGGATCTGCTGAACTATCAGTATCTGGAcaagatgaacaacaacatcGGGATCCTGCGCTACGACG GGGAAGCAGCGTTACGCAGTGAGCCCCGAATGCAGTCCCTGCCGATGTCCGCAGCTCTGACCAATCACCGGACGGGCCCTCCGCCGATCAGCCCGAGCAAGAGGAAGTTCAGCATGGAGCACGGAGACGACGACCTCGACTGTGAACCCGACCACGTCTCCAAAATGAGCCGGATGTTCCCACCGCACCT ctcCAAGAGTCTTAATGGGGATTTCCGTAAAGAGGGGAGAGAGCGAAGCCGGAGCCCCGTAGAGCGCGCCGTGGCGCCCACCATGACGTTACACGGCAGCCATTTGTACGCCTCGATCCCCGGCCTCGGCATGGATCAACCCCTCGCTCTGACCAAAAACAGCTCGGACGCATCGAGAGGCGCCATGATACCGCCATCCCTGTCCCCGGTGGAGCGACAGCAG AATCGGCCGTCGGTGATCACCTGCGCGCCTCCGAGCAACCGCAACTGtaacctctctcactgccccgTGGCCCACAACGGCTGCGTCTCCGCCGCGCCCACCAGCTTCCGGCGGCTCTCAAACG CTACTACTGCCTGTGACCCCGTGGTGGAGGAACACTTCCGCAGAAGCCTCGGGAAGAATTACAAGGAGCCCGAGCCCGTGGCAAACTCCGTGTCCATCACCGGCTCCGTGGATGATCACTTCGCCAAGGCCCTGGGAGATACTTGGCTCCAGATCAAGGCTGCCAAGGACAGCGTGTCCGGCAGCCCCGAGTCGGCGTCACGGAGGGGCCAGTCCTCGCCGTCTTCTCACATGGTCAACCACAACCAGTCCCCCTCCGTGCTGTCGTAG
- the VGLL4 gene encoding transcription cofactor vestigial-like protein 4 isoform X2 — METPLDVLSRAASLVHADDEKREAALRSEPRMQSLPMSAALTNHRTGPPPISPSKRKFSMEHGDDDLDCEPDHVSKMSRMFPPHLSKSLNGDFRKEGRERSRSPVERAVAPTMTLHGSHLYASIPGLGMDQPLALTKNSSDASRGAMIPPSLSPVERQQNRPSVITCAPPSNRNCNLSHCPVAHNGCVSAAPTSFRRLSNATTACDPVVEEHFRRSLGKNYKEPEPVANSVSITGSVDDHFAKALGDTWLQIKAAKDSVSGSPESASRRGQSSPSSHMVNHNQSPSVLS, encoded by the exons GGGAAGCAGCGTTACGCAGTGAGCCCCGAATGCAGTCCCTGCCGATGTCCGCAGCTCTGACCAATCACCGGACGGGCCCTCCGCCGATCAGCCCGAGCAAGAGGAAGTTCAGCATGGAGCACGGAGACGACGACCTCGACTGTGAACCCGACCACGTCTCCAAAATGAGCCGGATGTTCCCACCGCACCT ctcCAAGAGTCTTAATGGGGATTTCCGTAAAGAGGGGAGAGAGCGAAGCCGGAGCCCCGTAGAGCGCGCCGTGGCGCCCACCATGACGTTACACGGCAGCCATTTGTACGCCTCGATCCCCGGCCTCGGCATGGATCAACCCCTCGCTCTGACCAAAAACAGCTCGGACGCATCGAGAGGCGCCATGATACCGCCATCCCTGTCCCCGGTGGAGCGACAGCAG AATCGGCCGTCGGTGATCACCTGCGCGCCTCCGAGCAACCGCAACTGtaacctctctcactgccccgTGGCCCACAACGGCTGCGTCTCCGCCGCGCCCACCAGCTTCCGGCGGCTCTCAAACG CTACTACTGCCTGTGACCCCGTGGTGGAGGAACACTTCCGCAGAAGCCTCGGGAAGAATTACAAGGAGCCCGAGCCCGTGGCAAACTCCGTGTCCATCACCGGCTCCGTGGATGATCACTTCGCCAAGGCCCTGGGAGATACTTGGCTCCAGATCAAGGCTGCCAAGGACAGCGTGTCCGGCAGCCCCGAGTCGGCGTCACGGAGGGGCCAGTCCTCGCCGTCTTCTCACATGGTCAACCACAACCAGTCCCCCTCCGTGCTGTCGTAG